From Saprospiraceae bacterium, one genomic window encodes:
- a CDS encoding aminopeptidase: MGIAQDQPFKINHYEFTPVKMLERTPVQNQFKSGTCWIYSTHSFLESELIRMGKGEHDLSEMYIARAGYLEKGENYVRRQGATAFGQGAENHDVFNIIREYGLVPQSIYSGFPMGQDKPIHGEVEAVLKAMVEAIVKNPDGKLHPNWRKAYQGAVDGYFGTPPANFFYQGKTHTPQSFYASLGLNAEDYIPLTSFNHHPFYKPFILEMSDNWSNGMFYNITLDELMNTVENAIRTGYSVLWATDVSEKTFSAKNGLAINPHQAWEDMEEAQRDSIWKAPHPEKYVTQEERQSGFDHLATTDDHGMHIVGIVKDQKGTDYFAVKNSWGTSANKNTGGYLYASKAYFRNKTMSVMVHKNAIPKEIRNKLGI, translated from the coding sequence ATGGGCATTGCTCAAGATCAGCCATTTAAAATCAATCATTACGAATTTACTCCCGTCAAAATGCTGGAACGCACCCCTGTTCAGAACCAATTTAAGAGCGGAACCTGCTGGATTTATTCCACCCACTCCTTTTTGGAATCCGAGCTGATCAGAATGGGCAAAGGTGAACACGATCTGAGTGAGATGTACATCGCTCGCGCAGGCTACCTTGAAAAAGGAGAAAATTATGTTCGCCGCCAGGGAGCCACTGCCTTTGGTCAAGGTGCTGAGAACCACGATGTTTTTAATATCATTCGAGAGTATGGCTTAGTCCCCCAATCCATTTATTCTGGATTTCCAATGGGTCAGGACAAACCCATTCACGGAGAAGTAGAAGCGGTCTTAAAGGCCATGGTGGAAGCCATTGTCAAAAATCCGGATGGAAAGTTGCATCCCAATTGGCGCAAAGCCTATCAGGGCGCTGTTGATGGTTATTTTGGAACACCTCCTGCCAATTTTTTCTATCAGGGGAAAACCCATACTCCACAAAGTTTCTATGCATCTCTTGGATTAAATGCGGAGGATTATATTCCTCTTACTTCTTTCAATCACCATCCATTTTACAAACCCTTTATACTTGAAATGTCGGACAATTGGTCCAATGGTATGTTCTACAACATTACGTTGGACGAATTGATGAATACCGTTGAAAATGCCATTCGCACAGGATACAGTGTATTGTGGGCTACTGATGTCAGCGAAAAAACATTCTCTGCCAAAAACGGATTGGCCATTAATCCGCATCAGGCCTGGGAAGACATGGAGGAGGCTCAACGCGACAGCATTTGGAAGGCCCCACATCCTGAAAAGTATGTCACTCAGGAAGAGAGACAATCAGGATTTGATCATTTGGCTACCACTGACGATCACGGTATGCATATCGTAGGAATCGTCAAGGATCAAAAAGGAACAGACTATTTTGCAGTAAAAAATTCCTGGGGTACTTCTGCCAACAAAAATACCGGCGGATATTTGTATGCATCCAAAGCTTATTTTAGAAACAAAACCATGTCGGTGATGGTCCACAAAAATGCCATTCCAAAAGAGATTCGAAATAAGTTGGGCATTTAA
- a CDS encoding isoaspartyl peptidase/L-asparaginase, which produces MQSFWIYLLFLVLLPSCKKEIQIHDYSIAIHGGAGTILRAEMSSEKEKEYITALNTALDIGENILKEGGTAMNAVEQVIVYLEDNPLFNAGKGAVFNNKGEHELDASIMDGQTGKAGAVGGVKTIKNPIRLARMVLEKSPHVFLMGRGAESFALGNGMDTVPNEWFDTEFRKQSWNKALEAEAKDSLDALGMKQARSDSKFGTVGCVALDQKGNLAAGTSTGGMTNKKWGRLGDAPIIGAGTYAENEVVAVSCTGHGEYFIRNVVAYDLAARMKYQDKHLAEAVHEIIHLKLKNIGGEGGLIAVDQKGNIEMAFNTEGMYRACTRKGQREVKIFH; this is translated from the coding sequence ATGCAATCTTTTTGGATATACCTTTTATTTTTAGTTCTTCTTCCATCTTGTAAGAAAGAAATACAAATACATGACTACTCCATCGCCATTCATGGAGGTGCCGGCACCATCCTTCGTGCAGAAATGAGTTCGGAGAAAGAAAAAGAATATATCACAGCACTGAACACTGCCTTAGACATCGGTGAAAATATTCTGAAAGAAGGCGGGACGGCAATGAATGCTGTGGAACAGGTTATTGTTTATCTGGAAGATAATCCATTGTTTAATGCAGGAAAGGGAGCAGTATTTAACAACAAAGGCGAACATGAATTGGATGCAAGCATCATGGATGGTCAGACAGGTAAGGCGGGTGCGGTCGGCGGAGTCAAGACGATCAAAAATCCAATTCGCCTGGCAAGAATGGTCCTGGAGAAAAGTCCACATGTATTTTTAATGGGTCGAGGTGCTGAGTCCTTTGCGCTGGGAAATGGAATGGACACCGTACCCAATGAATGGTTTGACACAGAATTCCGAAAACAATCCTGGAACAAGGCTCTTGAAGCGGAAGCGAAAGATAGCCTGGATGCACTTGGGATGAAACAAGCGAGATCAGATTCAAAATTTGGTACAGTAGGTTGTGTTGCACTGGATCAGAAAGGAAATCTGGCTGCCGGAACTTCTACCGGAGGGATGACCAATAAAAAGTGGGGTAGGTTGGGCGATGCACCCATTATTGGTGCAGGAACTTATGCAGAAAACGAAGTAGTGGCTGTATCATGCACGGGACATGGAGAATACTTTATCCGGAATGTGGTGGCTTATGATCTGGCCGCCAGAATGAAATATCAGGACAAGCATTTGGCTGAAGCAGTGCATGAAATCATCCACCTGAAACTAAAAAACATCGGAGGAGAAGGTGGCCTCATTGCAGTGGACCAAAAAGGCAACATCGAAATGGCCTTCAATACCGAGGGTATGTACAGAGCCTGTACAAGAAAAGGTCAAAGGGAGGTAAAAATTTTTCATTAA
- a CDS encoding SRPBCC domain-containing protein: MKKIQYSIKINAPASKVFNTMLGLDQIESYQQWTSIFNPTSTYEGEWSKGSKMYFIGYGENGERGGMVSEIAECEPHRFVSIRHYGVLNGEKEITEGPDVEKWAGGLENYTLEENNGVTSVIVDIDITEEYMDYFNETWPKALQKLKEISEN; encoded by the coding sequence ATGAAAAAAATACAATACTCCATAAAAATAAACGCCCCTGCTTCTAAAGTTTTTAACACGATGTTGGGGCTCGATCAAATTGAAAGTTACCAACAATGGACTTCGATCTTTAATCCAACTTCCACTTATGAAGGCGAATGGAGCAAGGGATCCAAAATGTATTTTATTGGCTACGGTGAAAACGGAGAACGCGGAGGAATGGTCTCAGAAATAGCAGAATGCGAACCCCATCGTTTTGTGTCCATCCGACACTATGGTGTGTTGAACGGAGAAAAGGAAATCACGGAAGGCCCGGATGTTGAAAAATGGGCCGGAGGTCTGGAAAATTATACATTAGAAGAAAACAACGGAGTCACCTCTGTAATTGTTGACATTGACATTACGGAAGAATACATGGATTATTTTAATGAAACCTGGCCAAAAGCTTTGCAAAAACTAAAGGAGATTTCAGAAAATTAA
- a CDS encoding methylmalonyl-CoA mutase family protein — protein sequence MIQASIAYQAKHKIRILTAASLFDGHDAAINIMRRIMQSSGAEIIHLGHNRSALEIVEAAIQEDVQGIAITSYQGGHNEYFKYIFDLLKERGCGHIKIFGGGGGTILPTEIADLHQYGISRIYSPDDGRQMGLQGMINDLLQQCDFQTGDSLNGELKAIEKGDLRAVARLISAIENFPEQAETILSVIEKKSATKNIPVLGITGTGGAGKSSLVDELIRRFVLDFEDKNMAILSVDPSKRKTGGALLGDRIRMNALHPEFHRGRVFMRSLATRQSNLALSPHIRNALRILKCAGFDLIVLETSGIGQSDTEIVDFSNLSLYVMTPEYGAATQLEKIDMLDFADIIAINKFDKRGAQDAIRDVKKQYQRNKQAWNQSPEDMPVFGTIASQFNDPGTNLLYKTLIQKLNEKAGTSLQSKLDLPIGESEKIFIIPPSRTRYLSEISDNNRNYDRWVEEQSEVAGKWQSLKDAENLVTDTVSKEKLKQTAQEMENKLDGSSREILQSWASKKNAYSADEFIYKVRDKEVRVPTFTQSLSQTKIPRVMLPQYHSLRDVLKWSLQENVPGEFPYTAGVYPFKRKEEDPTRMFAGEGGPERTNRRFHYVSIDMPANRLSTAFDSVTLYGEDPDYRPDIYGKVGNSGVSICSLDDAKKLYSGFDLCDPRTSVSMTINGPAATICAFFMNAAIDQQCEIFIKENKLESRVEQALKTKFDDRGLPRPQYVGELPAGNNGLGLMLLGLTGDEVLDATDYQKMKSKALKSVRGTVQADILKEDQAQNTCIFSTEFSLKLMGDVQEYFIQNGVRNFYSVSISGYHIAEAGANPISQLAFTLSNGFTFVEYYLSRGMHIDDFAPNLSFFFSNGVDPEYAVIGRVARRIWAKAMKHKYKANERSQMLKYHIQTSGRSLHAQEISFNDIRTTLQALYAIYDNCNSLHTNAYDEAITTPTEESVRRAMAIQLIINNELGLAKNENPLQGAFIIEELTDLVEEAVLSEFDRISERGGVLGAMETMYQRSKIQEESLYYETLKHTGEYPIIGVNTFLSKDGSPTIIPKEVIRATEEEKKDQINALNHLKSANLEKSKSALKNLQDAAIHHQNMFEHLMVATKSCSLGQITQALYAVGGKYRRNM from the coding sequence ATGATTCAGGCAAGTATCGCATATCAAGCCAAGCACAAGATCAGAATTCTTACCGCGGCATCACTATTTGACGGACATGACGCCGCCATCAACATCATGCGCAGGATCATGCAAAGCAGTGGTGCAGAGATCATCCATCTTGGTCACAACCGCTCAGCGCTGGAAATCGTGGAAGCAGCGATCCAGGAAGATGTGCAGGGTATTGCCATTACTTCCTATCAAGGTGGGCACAATGAGTATTTCAAATACATTTTTGATTTGCTAAAGGAAAGAGGCTGCGGACATATTAAAATATTTGGTGGAGGTGGAGGAACCATCCTTCCAACCGAAATTGCAGACCTGCACCAATATGGAATTAGCAGAATTTACAGTCCTGATGACGGTCGTCAAATGGGATTGCAGGGTATGATCAATGATCTGCTCCAGCAATGCGATTTCCAGACGGGTGATTCTCTTAATGGAGAATTAAAAGCCATCGAAAAAGGAGATCTGAGGGCTGTGGCACGTCTCATTTCTGCCATCGAAAATTTTCCAGAACAAGCGGAGACCATTCTCTCAGTTATCGAGAAAAAATCGGCTACAAAAAATATCCCAGTTTTAGGAATCACCGGAACAGGCGGAGCTGGTAAATCCAGTTTGGTGGATGAGTTGATCCGGCGGTTTGTATTGGATTTTGAAGATAAAAACATGGCCATTCTCTCGGTCGATCCCTCCAAGAGAAAAACAGGAGGAGCCTTGCTGGGAGACAGGATCAGAATGAATGCACTGCATCCTGAATTTCATCGTGGAAGGGTGTTTATGAGATCATTGGCAACTCGTCAGAGCAATTTGGCATTGTCTCCTCATATTCGCAATGCCCTGAGAATTTTGAAATGCGCAGGGTTTGACCTGATCGTTCTCGAAACATCAGGAATCGGTCAGAGTGATACAGAAATTGTTGATTTCAGCAATCTTTCTTTGTATGTAATGACGCCGGAATATGGCGCGGCCACCCAATTGGAAAAAATTGACATGCTGGATTTTGCCGACATCATCGCCATCAACAAGTTTGACAAGCGCGGTGCTCAAGATGCCATTCGCGATGTCAAGAAACAATATCAGCGCAACAAGCAAGCATGGAATCAGTCGCCGGAAGACATGCCGGTTTTTGGGACCATCGCTTCCCAGTTTAATGATCCGGGAACAAACCTGCTATACAAAACCTTGATCCAAAAACTCAACGAAAAAGCGGGTACCTCACTTCAATCAAAGTTAGATTTACCCATTGGTGAATCTGAAAAAATTTTCATCATTCCTCCTTCCCGTACGCGTTATTTATCTGAGATCTCGGACAACAATAGGAATTATGACCGATGGGTAGAAGAACAGTCAGAAGTAGCCGGTAAATGGCAGTCTTTGAAGGATGCTGAGAATCTTGTAACTGATACTGTCAGCAAAGAAAAATTGAAGCAAACTGCGCAGGAAATGGAGAACAAACTAGACGGTAGTTCAAGGGAAATTCTACAATCATGGGCTTCAAAGAAGAATGCTTATTCTGCGGATGAATTTATTTACAAAGTCAGGGACAAGGAAGTTAGGGTACCCACTTTTACCCAATCCCTTTCTCAAACCAAAATACCGCGGGTGATGTTGCCACAATATCATTCTTTGAGGGATGTTTTAAAGTGGTCTTTGCAGGAAAACGTGCCGGGAGAATTTCCCTATACAGCGGGAGTTTATCCATTTAAGAGAAAAGAGGAAGATCCAACGCGGATGTTTGCAGGCGAGGGAGGACCTGAGCGCACCAACCGCAGGTTTCATTATGTGAGCATCGACATGCCCGCCAATCGACTGAGTACGGCTTTTGATTCTGTGACTCTGTACGGAGAAGATCCGGATTACAGGCCGGACATTTATGGCAAAGTTGGCAATAGCGGAGTGAGCATTTGTAGTCTGGACGATGCTAAAAAACTATACAGTGGTTTTGATCTCTGCGATCCGCGAACTTCTGTGAGTATGACGATCAACGGCCCTGCTGCCACTATCTGTGCATTTTTTATGAACGCAGCCATCGATCAGCAATGCGAAATTTTTATCAAAGAGAATAAACTTGAATCCAGAGTAGAGCAAGCGCTTAAAACAAAATTCGATGACCGTGGATTGCCAAGACCACAGTACGTAGGAGAATTACCGGCCGGTAACAATGGATTGGGCCTGATGCTATTGGGTTTGACGGGAGACGAAGTTCTTGATGCAACGGACTATCAGAAGATGAAGTCGAAAGCATTAAAGTCTGTAAGAGGAACCGTACAGGCGGATATCCTCAAAGAAGATCAGGCACAGAATACCTGCATTTTTAGCACCGAGTTTTCTCTGAAACTGATGGGAGACGTTCAGGAATATTTTATTCAGAATGGAGTACGAAATTTTTATTCTGTTTCCATCAGTGGGTATCATATTGCCGAAGCCGGCGCCAATCCAATTTCTCAATTGGCGTTTACGCTTTCCAACGGATTTACTTTTGTCGAATATTATTTGTCAAGAGGAATGCACATTGATGATTTTGCACCCAATCTTTCTTTTTTCTTTTCGAATGGGGTAGATCCTGAATATGCAGTGATCGGCAGGGTCGCCCGCAGAATCTGGGCCAAAGCCATGAAGCATAAATACAAAGCCAACGAGCGATCCCAGATGCTCAAATACCATATACAGACCTCGGGGAGATCGCTTCATGCTCAAGAGATTTCGTTCAATGACATCAGGACTACCCTGCAGGCCTTGTACGCCATTTACGACAATTGCAATTCACTTCACACCAATGCGTATGATGAAGCCATCACAACGCCTACGGAGGAATCTGTGCGCAGAGCCATGGCCATCCAATTGATCATCAACAATGAGCTGGGGCTTGCCAAAAATGAAAACCCCTTGCAGGGTGCTTTCATCATCGAAGAATTGACCGATTTGGTGGAGGAAGCCGTACTATCAGAATTTGATCGCATTTCAGAAAGAGGAGGCGTGTTGGGAGCTATGGAGACCATGTATCAGCGCAGTAAAATACAGGAGGAAAGTCTTTATTACGAGACACTCAAACACACAGGAGAATATCCCATCATAGGAGTCAATACATTTCTATCCAAAGATGGATCTCCCACCATTATTCCGAAAGAAGTTATACGTGCAACCGAAGAAGAAAAGAAGGATCAGATAAACGCTTTAAATCATTTAAAATCTGCGAATCTTGAAAAATCCAAATCCGCTTTAAAAAATTTGCAGGATGCCGCCATCCACCATCAAAACATGTTTGAACATTTGATGGTGGCCACCAAATCCTGTTCTCTCGGACAAATCACACAAGCGCTTTATGCGGTTGGAGGAAAGTACAGGAGGAATATGTAA
- a CDS encoding TonB-dependent receptor codes for MKRSLHLIQRWAGLLFLVLSQTYAVHAQVTTSAVRGRVVDQNKEALPGVPVRAVHVPSGTEYVTVSQTNGSFIMTGMRVGGPYKISASFIGYEASQISDLYLSLGVTSDISFMLKEQSTTLEEVVITGNTDPIMSSNRTGAATSVNRASISTLPTITRRIGDFTRLTPQSRGNSFVGTDDRLNNITVDGSYFNNSFGLAGQPGDRTGVSPISLDAIEQIQVNIAPYDVRQGNFVGAGVNTVTRSGTNQLQGSAYYLFRNESLVGTRAAENVLSVGKFNYKQAGFTLGGPLVKNKLFFFASYEQENLTEPATTFRANRGGEAVTGNVTRVLASDLDSLSKYLRTKFNYETGPYQGYDNQTGANKFLVKLDYNISNKSKLSFRYNHLDSDTDVLLSNSSSLGFGNRRSNTNGLNFLNSNYQIIENIRSFIAEWNTTFGNNMSNSLIAGYTFQDESRRSRGGVFPMVDILKEGTVYTTFGFEPFTPNNELRYSTFQLQNNFNIYKNNHTITLGVSAERYESENVFFPGSQSAYVYNSLEDFYADAEGFLADPNRMASPVSLRRFQVRWSNIPGQEKPIQPLEVFFGGIYGQDVWTVNNKLNITAGLRVEVPFFGNTALKNSEVDTLNFRDEDGNTVRYSTDKLPDPNILFSPRLGFNFDVDGTRRTQVRGGTGIFTGRPAYVWISNQVGNNGILTGFERLDNTTTRPFNPDPDTYKPETVNGTPASQYELALTDPSFRFPQVWRSNIAIDQKLPLGLVATVELLYNRELNGIYYINANLPAPSGNFTGADDRERWTAGNKIVSKIDNAIVLKNQNVGSGYNFAASIERIANDGFYFKAGYSYGVAQNTVDAGSVAFGSWNNNQHAGNPNNPGLGFGNNMLGHRAFGAMSYKVQYEKGRGATTFSLFFDAFSQGVASYVFSGDLNGDGGTANDLIYIHRDKSEMNFQEYSASGKTFTVDQQRDAWEKFIEQDDYLSKNRGSYAKRGGILLPMVQRLDLGVAHDFYINIGKKRNAFQVRMDIINFTNMINPRWGVGDRLTTTTPLVVASTPADAEGKTLYRLQQFGGNLISESYQKAANIADVYRIQLGIRYTFN; via the coding sequence ATGAAACGAAGCTTACACTTAATTCAGCGATGGGCAGGTCTGCTTTTTCTTGTCTTGTCGCAAACTTATGCAGTCCATGCGCAAGTTACCACCAGTGCGGTACGCGGACGTGTGGTAGACCAAAATAAAGAAGCGCTTCCCGGAGTGCCTGTAAGGGCGGTCCATGTTCCATCCGGAACAGAGTATGTGACGGTCAGTCAAACCAATGGATCATTTATTATGACAGGGATGAGGGTCGGAGGCCCTTACAAAATCTCGGCCAGTTTTATTGGTTACGAAGCGAGCCAGATCAGTGATCTGTATTTATCCCTGGGAGTAACTTCGGACATTAGTTTTATGTTGAAGGAGCAATCTACCACCTTGGAGGAAGTTGTCATTACCGGTAATACAGATCCCATTATGAGTTCTAACCGGACTGGTGCTGCTACTTCTGTCAACAGGGCCAGTATTTCAACGCTTCCCACGATCACAAGAAGAATAGGAGACTTCACAAGACTTACCCCTCAATCCAGAGGAAATTCTTTCGTTGGAACAGATGACAGACTCAATAACATCACAGTAGATGGATCTTACTTCAACAATTCGTTTGGATTAGCAGGTCAGCCCGGAGATCGCACAGGTGTATCTCCCATATCTCTTGATGCCATCGAACAAATCCAGGTCAATATTGCCCCTTATGATGTGAGACAAGGTAATTTTGTTGGAGCCGGGGTTAACACAGTTACCAGAAGCGGTACCAACCAATTGCAGGGATCTGCCTATTATCTTTTCAGAAATGAAAGTTTGGTCGGAACGCGTGCAGCTGAAAATGTTTTGTCGGTAGGTAAATTTAATTACAAACAGGCCGGATTTACATTGGGAGGACCACTGGTGAAAAATAAATTATTCTTTTTTGCAAGTTATGAACAGGAAAATTTAACCGAACCCGCAACGACCTTCAGGGCCAATCGAGGAGGAGAAGCGGTAACAGGAAATGTCACCAGAGTTTTGGCATCTGATCTGGACAGTCTAAGCAAATACCTCCGGACAAAATTCAACTACGAAACCGGGCCTTATCAGGGATATGACAACCAGACCGGAGCCAATAAATTTCTCGTTAAATTGGATTACAACATCAGCAACAAGAGTAAATTGAGTTTCCGTTACAACCATCTCGATTCAGATACCGATGTTCTACTTTCGAATTCATCGTCCCTTGGATTTGGAAACAGACGAAGCAATACGAACGGCTTGAATTTTTTAAATTCCAATTACCAGATCATTGAAAACATCCGGTCTTTTATTGCAGAATGGAATACGACCTTCGGCAACAATATGTCCAACAGTCTGATTGCAGGATATACTTTTCAGGATGAATCCCGCAGATCCAGAGGAGGAGTATTTCCAATGGTAGATATTCTGAAAGAAGGTACCGTGTACACCACCTTTGGTTTTGAACCATTCACTCCAAACAACGAGCTTCGCTATAGCACATTCCAATTGCAAAACAACTTCAACATCTACAAAAACAATCACACCATAACCCTTGGTGTCAGTGCTGAGCGCTATGAATCTGAAAACGTTTTCTTTCCGGGATCTCAAAGTGCCTATGTTTATAATTCGCTGGAGGACTTTTATGCAGACGCGGAAGGATTTCTTGCAGATCCCAACCGAATGGCCTCCCCAGTCAGTTTGAGGAGATTTCAGGTAAGATGGTCCAATATACCCGGACAGGAAAAACCCATCCAGCCGCTTGAAGTGTTCTTTGGAGGTATTTACGGACAAGATGTTTGGACGGTCAATAACAAGCTCAACATCACCGCAGGTCTGAGAGTGGAAGTTCCATTTTTTGGAAATACAGCACTGAAAAATTCAGAAGTAGATACGCTTAATTTCAGAGATGAAGATGGCAATACCGTCAGATATTCTACGGATAAATTACCGGATCCAAACATTTTATTCTCTCCTCGTTTGGGATTTAATTTTGATGTGGATGGCACAAGAAGAACGCAGGTGCGGGGAGGTACAGGAATCTTTACCGGAAGACCAGCTTATGTATGGATTTCTAATCAGGTAGGAAACAATGGAATTCTTACTGGTTTCGAAAGATTGGACAATACTACGACAAGACCTTTCAATCCAGATCCCGATACCTACAAACCAGAAACGGTGAACGGCACTCCTGCCTCACAATACGAGCTTGCCCTGACTGATCCGAGCTTCCGCTTTCCACAAGTTTGGAGATCGAATATAGCCATTGACCAAAAATTGCCATTGGGCCTCGTAGCTACTGTTGAACTATTGTACAACAGAGAACTCAATGGAATTTATTATATCAATGCAAACCTTCCTGCCCCTTCCGGTAACTTTACGGGAGCAGATGATAGAGAGAGATGGACCGCAGGTAATAAAATTGTCAGCAAAATCGACAACGCAATCGTCTTAAAAAATCAAAATGTGGGCAGTGGTTACAACTTTGCAGCCAGCATCGAAAGAATTGCCAACGACGGATTTTACTTTAAAGCAGGATATAGCTACGGCGTTGCACAAAATACCGTCGATGCCGGAAGTGTTGCTTTCGGTAGCTGGAACAACAATCAGCACGCTGGAAACCCAAACAACCCCGGACTGGGCTTTGGTAACAATATGCTTGGTCACAGAGCATTTGGTGCAATGTCCTACAAAGTACAATATGAAAAGGGCAGAGGAGCCACTACTTTCTCATTGTTTTTTGATGCCTTCTCACAAGGTGTAGCCAGCTATGTGTTTAGTGGAGACCTCAACGGAGATGGAGGTACTGCCAACGATTTAATCTATATCCACAGAGACAAAAGCGAGATGAATTTTCAGGAATATTCTGCTTCCGGAAAGACTTTTACAGTCGATCAACAAAGAGATGCCTGGGAAAAATTTATTGAGCAAGATGACTATTTGTCAAAAAACAGAGGCTCTTATGCAAAAAGAGGAGGAATCCTTCTGCCAATGGTGCAGCGTCTTGACCTTGGCGTTGCCCATGATTTTTATATCAATATTGGTAAAAAGAGAAATGCTTTTCAAGTCAGAATGGACATCATCAATTTCACCAATATGATAAATCCAAGATGGGGCGTTGGAGACCGTCTGACAACAACTACACCATTGGTTGTTGCTTCTACTCCTGCTGATGCAGAGGGCAAGACCTTATACAGATTGCAACAGTTTGGTGGTAATTTGATCAGCGAGTCTTACCAAAAAGCTGCCAACATTGCCGATGTATATAGGATACAGTTGGGCATCCGATATACCTTCAATTGA
- a CDS encoding SRPBCC family protein yields the protein METTKIKIEALIAADLQKVWDCYTQPNHITQWNFATDSWCCPKAENDLRPGGKYSARMEAKDGSFGFDFEAIYDELIPLKKIAYTLTDGRKVNTSFEITDGQCKISTIFDAETVNSIELQKQGWQAILDNFKKYTESTSF from the coding sequence ATGGAAACAACAAAAATTAAGATAGAAGCATTGATTGCCGCGGACCTTCAAAAAGTATGGGACTGTTACACGCAACCAAATCACATTACCCAATGGAACTTCGCCACAGACAGTTGGTGTTGCCCGAAAGCTGAAAATGATCTAAGGCCAGGCGGTAAATACAGCGCCAGAATGGAAGCCAAAGATGGAAGCTTTGGTTTTGATTTTGAAGCCATCTATGATGAGCTGATTCCACTCAAGAAAATTGCTTATACTTTGACCGATGGCAGAAAAGTAAATACCAGTTTTGAAATAACCGATGGCCAATGCAAAATATCCACGATATTTGATGCGGAAACTGTAAATTCAATTGAATTACAAAAACAAGGCTGGCAAGCCATACTGGATAATTTTAAAAAATATACTGAATCCACCTCCTTTTAA
- a CDS encoding IS481 family transposase translates to MKLETKLIKTKLGLVHLAEKLGNVSQACKIMGYSRDSFYRIKEMYDTGGEMALIEVSRSKPLVKNRVAPEVEKAVVDMAIDNPAFGQVRVANELVKRGIFVSPCGVRCVWLRHDLETFQKRLKALEAKVAQDGIILTEAQVVALERKKEKLESQGEIETYHPGYLGAQDTYYIGNIKGVGRIYQQTYIDTYSKVVLAKIYDRKNALVAADLLNDKVLPFYEHEQIRLLRILTDRGTEYCGKREYHEYELYLSLEDIEHTKIKARHPQTNGICERFHRTIQNEFYAITFRKKLYKSIEELQADLEDWLHYYNSDRPHSGKYCFGKTPMQTHIESKNIAIDKMLETHFE, encoded by the coding sequence ATGAAATTAGAAACAAAATTAATCAAAACTAAATTGGGATTAGTCCATTTAGCAGAAAAATTGGGAAATGTATCTCAAGCTTGTAAAATAATGGGGTATTCCAGGGATAGTTTTTACAGGATTAAAGAGATGTATGACACAGGAGGCGAAATGGCCTTAATCGAAGTCAGCAGGAGCAAACCACTGGTCAAGAATCGAGTGGCTCCCGAAGTAGAGAAAGCAGTTGTTGATATGGCTATTGACAATCCAGCTTTTGGACAAGTAAGGGTTGCAAATGAGCTTGTTAAGAGAGGAATATTTGTATCCCCTTGTGGAGTTCGTTGTGTTTGGTTGAGGCACGATCTGGAGACCTTCCAAAAGAGATTAAAGGCCCTCGAAGCCAAAGTGGCCCAGGATGGAATAATTCTTACAGAAGCCCAAGTTGTAGCCTTGGAGCGTAAGAAAGAAAAATTGGAATCTCAAGGTGAAATTGAAACATATCATCCGGGCTATCTGGGAGCTCAGGATACTTATTATATTGGCAATATCAAAGGCGTTGGTCGTATCTATCAACAAACCTACATTGACACTTACTCTAAGGTAGTTCTGGCAAAAATCTATGATCGTAAAAATGCTCTTGTAGCAGCCGATTTGCTAAACGATAAAGTCCTGCCATTTTATGAACATGAGCAAATCAGGCTACTCAGGATACTGACCGATCGTGGCACGGAATACTGTGGAAAAAGAGAATATCATGAGTACGAACTTTATCTGAGTTTGGAGGATATTGAACATACTAAGATCAAAGCACGACACCCACAGACTAATGGTATCTGTGAAAGATTCCACCGCACCATTCAAAATGAATTTTATGCCATTACCTTCCGTAAAAAGTTATACAAATCTATTGAAGAGCTACAGGCTGACTTGGAGGATTGGCTACATTACTATAATTCGGACAGACCTCATTCCGGAAAATATTGCTTTGGCAAAACTCCTATGCAAACTCACATCGAGTCAAAAAATATTGCAATTGATAAAATGTTAGAAACTCATTTTGAATAA